From one Anabas testudineus chromosome 21, fAnaTes1.2, whole genome shotgun sequence genomic stretch:
- the LOC113172662 gene encoding trace amine-associated receptor 4-like: METLEETELCFPQLLNSSCVKTKRPHYETLLIYIILFSVSLLTVFLNLLVIISISHFKQLHTPTNLLLLSLAVSDFFIGVFMFFQIMLIDGCWFLGDLVCTLYQYIAYIVTSASVGTMVLISIDRYVGVCYPLLYCTEVTQKRVQVCVCLCWICSVIFQSLILQDVLQQPGRFNSCFGECVFVINYIAGVADVIFSFIAPITVIVVLYMRVFVVAVTQARAIRSHIAAVSLQRSLKVTKKSELKATRTLGVVIVVFLMCLCPYYCVSLTGQDTSMNASSAAFVICLYYFNSCLNPVIYAFFYPWFRKSIKLIVTLRILRPDSCKTNML, encoded by the exons atggagaccttggaggaaactgaactctgctttccacagctcctcaactcctcctgtgtgAAGACAAAGCGTCCTCACTATGAGACCCTGTTGATTTACATTatcctgttctctgtgtctctgctcactgtgtttctcaacctgctcgtcatcatctctatctcccacttcaa gcagctccacactcccaccaacctcctcctcctctctctggctgtctcagatttcttcattggtgtcttcatgttttttcaAATTATGCTCATAGACGGCTGCTGGTTCCTTGGTGATCTTGTTTGTACTCTCTATCAGTATATAGCATATATTGTTACATCTGCCTCAGTAGGAACCATGGTTCTCATATCTATTGATCGTTATGTGGGCGTTTGTTATCCTCTGCTTTACTGCACTGAAGTCACACAAAAAAGAGTtcaagtttgtgtttgtctgtgttggatttgttcTGTTATCTTTCAAAGTCTGATTCTGCAGGACGTCCTACAACAACCAGGCAGGTTCAACTCCTGCTTTGGTGAATGTGTCTTTGTCATTAACTACATTGCTGGAGttgcagatgttattttttccttcattgctcccatcactgttattgtagttctgtatatgagagtatttgttgtggctgtgactcaggctcgtGCTATTAGATCTCATATTGCAGCTGTTTCACTACAGCGTTCATTGAAAGTAACAAAAAAATCAGAATTAAAAGCAaccaggactcttggtgttgttatagttgtgtttctaatgtgtctCTGCCCATATTACTGTGTGTCTCTCACAGGTCAAGATACCTCAATGAATGCTTCATCTGCTGCTTTTGTAATATGTCTGTActattttaactcctgtctaaatcctgttatttatgcatttttctacccctggtttagaaaatctataAAACTCATTGTTACACTTAGGATACTGCGGCCTGACTCATGTAAGACCAACATGctgtag
- the LOC113173384 gene encoding trace amine-associated receptor 4-like: MLTYILLFSVSVLTAFLNLLIIISISHFKQLHTPTNLLLLSLAVSDFFIGLLLLFQLMLIDGCWFLGDLMCSLYQYLDYIISSTSAGTMVLISVDRYVAICDPLHYSTKVTQNRVRVSVCLCWICSVIFQSLILMDNLEQPGRFNSCVGECIFVINEMAGVADLIFSFIAPITVIVVLYVRVFVVAVTQARAMRSHTAAVSLQPSVKVTAIKSELKAARTLGVVIVVFLLCLCPYYCVALTSQDSSMNAASAAFVICLYYFNSCVNPVIYALFYPWFRKSVKLIFTLKILQSDSCETNLL, from the exons ATGTTAACTTACATCctgctgttctctgtctctgtgctgactGCGTTTCTCaacctcctcatcatcatctctatctcccacttcaa gcagctccacactcccaccaacctcctccttctctctctggctgtctccgATTTCTTCATCGGCCTCCTCTTGCTCTTTCAACTTATGCTCATAGACGGCTGCTGGTTCCTGGGTGACCTGATGTGTTCTCTGTATCAGTATCTAGACTACATTATTTCCTCTACTTCAGCAGGAACTATGGTTCTTATATCTGTTGATcgctatgtggctatttgtgatCCTTTGCATTACTCTACGAAGGTCACACAAAACAGAGTTAGAGTtagtgtttgtctctgttggaTTTGTTCTGTAATCTTTCAAAGTCTGATCCTGATGGACAACTTGGAACAACCAGGCAGGTTCAACTCCTGTGTGGGAGAGTGCATATTTGTCATTAATGAAATGGCTGGAGTTGCAGatcttattttttccttcattgctcccatcactgtCATCGTAGTTCTGTATGtgagagtatttgttgtggctgtgactcaggctcgagccatgaggtctcatACAGCAGCTGTCTCACTGCAGCCTTCAGTGAAAGTAACAGCTataaaatctgaactgaaagcagccaggactcttggtgttgttatagtcGTGTTTCTATTGTGTCTCTGCCCGTATTACTGTGTGGCTCTTACGAGCCAAGATAGCTCCATGAatgctgcatctgctgcttttGTAATATGTTTGTACTATTTTAATTCCTGTGtaaaccctgtgatctacgccCTGTTTTAtccctggttcagaaaatcagtCAAACTTATTTTCACACTGAAGATACTGCAGTCTGACTCCTGTGAGACCAACCTGCTGTAG
- the LOC113172663 gene encoding trace amine-associated receptor 3-like, with translation METLEETELCFPQLLNSSCMKPKRSNYQAMLTNIVVFSVSLLTVFLNLLVIISISHFKQLHTPTNLLLLSLAVSDFFVGLLMLFQIMFIDGCWYLGDILCALYPYLLYVTTSTSVGTMVLISIDRYVAVCVPLHYSTEVTQTRVKICVCLCWICSVIFQALNLQNNLQQPGRFNSCFGECVFVINYIAGVADLIFTFIAPITVIVVLYMRVFFVAVTQARAMRSHIAAVSLQRSVKVSKKSEMKATRTLGVVVVVFLMCLCPYYCVALTGQDTLLNDSAAAIVLCLYYFNSCLNPMIYAFLYPWFRKSTKLIVTLKILQADSSAANVL, from the exons atggagaccttggaggaaactgaactctgctttccacagctcctcaactcctcctgtatgaAGCCGAAGCGTTCTAACTATCAGGCCATGTTGActaatattgttgttttctctgtgtctctgctcactgtgtttctcaacctgctcgtcatcatctctatctcccacttcaa gcagctccacactcccaccaaccttctcctcctctctctggctgtctcagatttctttgtGGGGCTCCTCATGTTGTTTCAAATTATGTTTATCGATGGCTGCTGGTACCTTGGTGACATATTGTGTGCTCTCTATCCATATCTGTTATATGTTACTACCTCCACCTCAGTAGGAACCATGGTTCTTATATCTATTGATCGCtatgtggctgtttgtgttcctctgcaTTACTCAACTGAAGTCACACAAACAAGAGttaagatctgtgtttgtctgtgttggatttgttcTGTCATCTTTCAAGCTCTTAATCTCCAGAATAACCTGCAACAACCAGGCAGGTTCAACTCCTGCTTTGGTGAATGTGTCTTTGTCATTAACTACATTGCTGGAGTTGCTGATCTCATTTTCACCTTcattgctcccatcactgttattgtagttctgtatatgagagtgttttttgtggctgtgactcaggctcgagccatgagaTCTCATATTGCAGCTGTCtcactgcagcgttcagtgaaAGTGagtaaaaaatctgaaatgaaagcgaccaggactcttggtgttgttgtagttgtgtttttgatgtgtctctgtccatattACTGTGTGGCTCTTACAGGTCAAGACACCTTACTAAATGACTCAGCTGCTGCCATTGTATTATGTTTGTActattttaactcctgtctgaACCCTATGATCTATGCATTTTTAtacccctggttcagaaaatcaaCTAAATTAATTGTTACCCTTAAGATTCTGCAGGCTGACTCCTCTGCAGCCAACGTACTGTAG
- the LOC113173385 gene encoding trace amine-associated receptor 4-like, giving the protein METLEETELCFPQLLNSSCMKPKRPHFQTLLSYILLFSISVLTTFLNLLVIISISHFKQLHTPTNLLLLSLAVSDFLVGPLLLFQIMFIDGCWLLGDLMCSLVHFVASFIFSASVGTMVLISIDRYVAICVPLHYSTLITQNKVKICVCLCWICSVIFESLILKENLQQPGRFKSCVGECVIVINHIAGPATLVFSFIAPITVILVLYMRVFVVAVTQARAMRSHIAAVSLQRSVKVTAKKSELKAARTLGVVIVVFLLCLCPYYCVTLTGQNSSINYSKSALNTFVTNIYSLHSCLNPMIYAFFYPWFRKSVYFIVTLKILQPDSCETNMS; this is encoded by the exons atggagaccttggaggaaactgaactgtgctttccacagctcctcaactcctcctgtatgaAGCCGAAGCGTCCTCACTTTCAGACCCTGCTGAGTTACATCCTGCTGTTCTCTATCTCTGTGCTCACTacatttctcaacctgctggtcatcatctctatctcccacttcaa gcagctccacactcccaccaacctcctccttctctctctggctgtctccgATTTCCTTGTGGGTCCATTGTTGCTCtttcaaataatgttcattGATGGTTGTTGGTTACTcggtgacctcatgtgttctcTGGTTCATTTTGTGgcatcttttattttctctgcctCAGTAGGAACCATGGTTCTTATATCTATTGATCGCTATGTAGCtatttgtgttcctctgcattactccactctaatcacacaaaacaaagttaagatctgtgtttgtctgtgttggatttgttcTGTAATCTTTGAAAGTTTGATTCTGAAGGAAAACCTGCAACAACCAGGTAGATTTAAGTCTTGTGTTGGTGAGTGTGTCATTGTTATTAACCACATTGCTGGACCTGcaactttagttttttccttcattgctcccatcactgttatTCTAGTTCTGTACatgagagtatttgttgttgctgtgactcaggctcgagccatgaggtctcacattgcagctgtttcactgcagcgttcagttaaagtaacagctaaaaaatctgaactgaaagcagccaggactcttggtgttgttatagttgtgtttctattgtgtctctgtccatattACTGTGTGACTCTTACAGGTCAAAACAGCTCAATTAATTATTCTAAATCTGCTTTAAACACTTTTGTAACAAATATATACTCGTTACATTCCTGTCTGAATCCTATGATCTACGCctttttttacccctggttcagaaaatcagtgtatttcattgttacactgaagatactgcagcctgactcTTGTGAGACCAACATGTCGTAG
- the LOC117152809 gene encoding trace amine-associated receptor 3-like encodes MKPKRPHFQTLLSYILLFSISVLTTFLNLLVIISISHFKQLHTPTNLLLLSLAVSDFLVGPLLLFQIMFIDGCWLLGDLMCSLFQILVYFLSSASVGIMVLISIDRYVAICVPLHYSTLITQNKVKICICLCWICSIIFQSLIVKDNLHQPGRFKSCKSELKAARTLGVVVVVFLLCLSPLYCVALTGLDNSINTSSALYTFVTNLYSFHSCLNPMIYAFFYPWFRKSVHFIVTLKILQPDSCETNML; translated from the exons atgaAGCCGAAGCGTCCTCACTTTCAGACCCTGCTGAGTTACATCCTGCTGTTCTCTATCTCTGTGCTCACTacatttctcaacctgctggtcatcatctctatctcccacttcaa gcagctccacactcccaccaacctcctccttctctctctggctgtctccgATTTCCTTGTAGGTCCATTGTTGCTGtttcaaataatgttcattGATGGTTGTTGGTTACTcggtgacctcatgtgttctctgtttcagattttagtatattttctttcctctgcctcAGTAGGAATCATGGTTCTTATATCTATTGATcgctatgtggctatttgtgttcctctgcattactccactctaatcacacaaaacaaagtaaagatctgtatttgtctgtgttggatttgttcTATAATCTTTCAAAGTCTAATTGTGAAGGACAACCTGCATCAACCAGGTAGATTTAAGTCCTGT aaatctgaactgaaagcagccaggactcttggtgttgttgtagttgtatttCTATTGTGTCTCTCCCCATTATACTGTGTGGCTCTTACAGGTCTAGACAATTCAATAAATACTTCATCTGCTTTGTACACGTTTGTAACAAATTTATATTCGTTTCATTCCTGTCTAAATCCTATGATCTACGCctttttttacccctggttcagaaaatcagtgcatttcattgttacactgaagatactgcagcctgactcTTGTGAGACCAACATGTTGTAG